The following proteins come from a genomic window of Edaphobacter sp. 4G125:
- a CDS encoding TonB-dependent receptor, with amino-acid sequence MLPLKALKSLSVAVVALCCASVTFAQTTASIVGNVTDASGAVVGHCSVQVVETSTGQARTTTTDETGAYLFTLLPPGSYSIRVEAAGFKVAIRTNVAVSVQANVRVDIPLSVGNVSETVTVASQAPAVDTRQASIGETIDSERMVEMPLSGRSPTALLSLIPGVIVTDPGVSPTSYNVVVQVAGGQQSANNFIYDNTRYNSVQYGQGNPLPPPDFLDEMKVITNAYDAEKGLAAAATVQVVTKSGTNSFHGSLFEFHRDNALTARNYFAPKTPFLIQNQFGGTIGGPIIRNKTFFFFGYQGTAIHNSVLNNAAIPPTDAEKNGDFSQSVGGVPVDPATGQRFPNGRIPSSRFDPAAVKYLSIMAAANSAGGGYTSLSPSINNGKQFALKVDHNLTGNNQLSGRYWYSRGTSNTPNGNLPFGQTNYSLRFQNLNVWDIHTFTPNLLNMASFAWNRKFEAQTNANMPFNNPKDAGVNLPDTYTHPYPPAVNITGRVNLTPGTAGDPLRQDATEDFSDTLTWISGKSTWKLGGNYDRVRFGPDRASFDNGRFAFNGQVTGNAMADFMLGQPSSLLLYDEQENHRTYWVGFFAQNDYRVSKRITLNLGLRYHYEQPTEQVDGNSATFIPGFQSTRFPNAPAGMAFAGDPGIPKGIFNPQYRNFNPRFGIAWDVFGDGNTSLRLGYGIFTEVLINGYSQYLSLNQPFLESFTLTTVPSFSNPFGTGGLGFTVVPGNPAAQYNPETGQAQFLLPVTGWGADQYMPNPNLQQFSVSLQRQLIRDFSVEINYIGSAGRHLPLVYQANPAVYQPGATLANANQRRLFGGGKISGVTYFKDAGTSSYNALALSMKKRLSKSYLIDVSYTWARSIDIQSGQPYTASTIQDPFNFRGSRGLSDFQRKHVLAISGLWDLPTWHSGGFFGRNIIGGWRLSGIFGAQSGMPFNVVSGRDYSLTAVNSDRPNLVGNPVLSSGRSQEQMIAQYFNTSAFVANSAGQYGNFGRNALVGPGLVNLDSGLFKEIRGWEDTRFQFRAEFFNTFNHANFSNPVPTLVSPAFGRIQSAGTARQIQFAMKFLF; translated from the coding sequence ATGTTGCCATTGAAAGCCCTAAAGTCTCTCAGCGTCGCGGTGGTCGCTCTATGTTGCGCTAGTGTGACTTTCGCGCAAACGACTGCTTCCATCGTTGGGAATGTGACTGACGCTAGTGGTGCAGTCGTTGGCCATTGCTCCGTACAGGTTGTCGAGACGTCGACTGGGCAAGCGCGAACGACAACCACTGATGAAACAGGAGCATATCTGTTTACACTGCTGCCACCTGGTTCCTACTCCATTCGGGTAGAGGCAGCAGGCTTCAAGGTAGCCATTCGTACGAACGTTGCCGTTTCGGTACAGGCTAACGTGCGAGTGGATATTCCCCTTTCCGTTGGGAATGTCTCCGAAACGGTGACGGTTGCCAGTCAGGCTCCAGCTGTCGATACGCGTCAGGCTTCGATTGGAGAGACCATCGATTCTGAACGGATGGTGGAAATGCCATTAAGTGGCCGAAGTCCTACAGCGCTGCTTTCCTTGATTCCCGGAGTTATCGTAACCGACCCCGGAGTGTCACCCACCAGTTACAACGTAGTTGTACAAGTGGCAGGCGGACAACAGAGCGCGAACAATTTCATCTATGACAATACCCGCTATAACTCGGTCCAGTATGGACAAGGAAACCCGCTTCCTCCACCTGACTTTTTGGACGAGATGAAGGTTATTACGAATGCCTATGACGCTGAGAAGGGACTTGCAGCCGCGGCAACCGTTCAGGTTGTGACTAAATCGGGCACCAATTCGTTCCACGGCAGCCTTTTCGAATTTCATCGTGACAATGCACTAACAGCGAGGAATTACTTCGCGCCAAAAACACCGTTCCTCATCCAGAATCAATTCGGGGGCACCATAGGCGGCCCTATTATTCGCAACAAGACGTTTTTCTTCTTCGGTTACCAGGGGACGGCTATCCATAACTCCGTCTTGAATAACGCAGCGATCCCGCCAACGGATGCGGAAAAGAATGGTGATTTTTCACAATCTGTCGGTGGTGTGCCAGTTGATCCAGCTACAGGTCAGCGCTTTCCCAATGGAAGAATTCCCAGTTCGCGTTTTGATCCGGCGGCAGTCAAATATTTATCCATCATGGCTGCTGCGAATTCTGCCGGGGGCGGCTACACCAGCCTGAGCCCCAGCATAAACAATGGCAAGCAATTCGCGCTTAAGGTAGACCACAATCTCACAGGGAATAATCAACTTAGTGGACGATATTGGTATAGCCGCGGCACATCGAATACGCCCAACGGCAATCTTCCGTTCGGTCAAACCAACTATTCATTGCGTTTTCAGAATCTCAACGTGTGGGACATCCATACATTTACTCCAAATCTTCTGAACATGGCGTCATTCGCCTGGAACAGAAAATTTGAGGCTCAGACAAATGCAAATATGCCGTTCAATAATCCAAAGGATGCCGGGGTAAATCTACCTGACACGTACACTCATCCCTACCCTCCGGCCGTCAATATTACTGGCAGAGTCAATCTGACACCCGGAACCGCAGGCGATCCTTTACGACAGGATGCAACAGAAGATTTCTCAGATACGCTCACTTGGATCAGCGGAAAGAGTACATGGAAGCTTGGAGGTAACTATGACCGAGTCCGCTTCGGACCTGATCGAGCTTCCTTCGATAACGGACGATTTGCATTCAATGGGCAGGTCACAGGTAATGCCATGGCGGATTTTATGCTGGGGCAGCCCAGCTCGTTATTGCTCTACGACGAACAGGAGAATCACCGTACCTATTGGGTTGGATTTTTCGCTCAGAACGACTACAGAGTGTCTAAACGGATCACGCTCAATTTGGGCCTTCGCTATCACTATGAGCAACCAACGGAGCAGGTCGATGGGAATTCTGCCACGTTCATTCCGGGTTTTCAATCGACTCGTTTCCCGAATGCGCCAGCTGGAATGGCTTTTGCTGGGGACCCCGGAATCCCGAAAGGGATCTTCAATCCACAGTATCGGAATTTTAACCCTCGATTCGGTATCGCATGGGATGTTTTCGGTGACGGCAACACGAGCCTTCGCCTCGGCTACGGTATCTTCACCGAAGTTCTTATCAATGGATACTCTCAATATCTGAGCTTGAATCAGCCGTTCCTTGAATCATTCACATTGACGACTGTTCCATCGTTCTCAAATCCATTTGGGACTGGAGGGCTCGGGTTCACTGTAGTTCCTGGTAATCCAGCCGCTCAGTATAATCCCGAGACTGGACAGGCGCAATTCTTGCTTCCCGTTACGGGTTGGGGAGCCGATCAATACATGCCCAATCCCAACCTCCAGCAATTTAGCGTGTCATTGCAAAGGCAGCTGATCAGGGATTTTTCTGTGGAAATCAACTACATCGGTAGCGCGGGTCGGCATCTCCCTTTGGTCTATCAAGCGAATCCGGCAGTCTACCAACCCGGAGCTACGCTGGCCAATGCAAATCAACGCAGGCTGTTTGGGGGTGGAAAGATATCGGGTGTTACCTATTTCAAAGATGCGGGAACAAGCTCTTACAATGCTCTCGCATTGAGTATGAAGAAGCGCCTTTCAAAATCTTACTTGATCGATGTTTCCTATACCTGGGCTCGCTCGATCGACATACAGTCGGGTCAACCTTATACGGCATCGACGATTCAAGACCCATTCAATTTTCGCGGAAGTCGTGGTCTGTCTGATTTTCAACGAAAACATGTCTTGGCTATCTCTGGTTTATGGGATCTACCCACGTGGCACAGTGGTGGTTTCTTTGGGCGCAATATTATCGGGGGTTGGCGTCTGTCAGGAATCTTCGGCGCACAGAGCGGAATGCCATTCAATGTAGTCAGCGGGCGTGACTACTCGCTGACCGCAGTCAATTCGGACCGTCCTAACCTTGTAGGGAATCCGGTTCTTTCTTCCGGAAGATCCCAGGAACAGATGATTGCTCAGTACTTCAATACAAGCGCATTTGTTGCAAATTCAGCGGGTCAATATGGGAATTTTGGCAGGAATGCTTTGGTGGGACCAGGTTTAGTAAATCTGGATTCCGGTCTTTTCAAAGAGATTCGGGGCTGGGAAGACACACGCTTTCAATTCCGCGCAGAGTTCTTCAATACATTCAATCACGCGAACTTCTCAAATCCCGTGCCGACGCTTGTTTCACCGGCATTCGGGAGAATTCAGAGCGCGGGCACAGCACGTCAGATCCAGTTTGCGATGAAGTTTCTATTCTGA